The genomic stretch GATTGTTAGTTGAGGTGGTTTTTGCCTAAAATAGGCAATCATTGAATAGAACCATATTTTTAGGTAGCTGACGCCATGACCTTTGTTGTCACTGAGAACTGTATTAAGTGTAAATATCAAGACTGTGTAGAAGTTTGCCCAGTCGATTGCTTTTATGAAGGACCGAATTTTCTGGTCATCAACCCTGATGAATGTATTGACTGTGCTTTATGTGAACCAGAATGCCCAGCCAATGCAATTTTCTCAGAAGATGAACTTCCTGAAGGGCAAGAAGTCTTTATTG from Acinetobacter pullicarnis encodes the following:
- the fdxA gene encoding ferredoxin FdxA, with product MTFVVTENCIKCKYQDCVEVCPVDCFYEGPNFLVINPDECIDCALCEPECPANAIFSEDELPEGQEVFIELNADLSQTWPNITQIGDQPDDREEWNGKPDKLQYLEK